The Rhodopirellula islandica sequence ATTCACATCACGTCGAAGTCTTGGTCCACTTCTTGGGACGGCAAGGCAGATGGAACACGGCGATTGTACGTCAAAGCGGTGTTTGTTTTTCGGGGAGCGGTTCTTCAGTCGGCAAAACGAGAGGCCGCGTTCATCGAAAGGATCCGTAATGGGGGAGTGGGCGTTCTAAATGCACGAGGTTGGGAGGATCCTGTTCCGTCATGGTTGTTTGGTGAATTTCGCTGCGGCCCAGTGTTTCGCTGCGGCCCAGTGTCGCGTGGAGCCATTTTGACGTCGCGGGTCACCGGCGAGGTTCGTCGCATGGATAGATTGGAAGGCGAGCCATTCTCGTCTGCCTTCCTCCCTGCTCTTCTCTCGGCGAAACGATGTCAAAGATCTCCAAGCGTTCTCTGGACTTCCAAACGGGTGACGAAGTCATCGCTGAAATCAATCGATTGCAAGCGGAGGGTTACACGCAGAGCAAGAACTGGAACCTCACCCAGATTTGTGAGCACCTGAACGTCATCATGACCGGTGGCATGGAAGGGTTTGGCTTTCGTCTGCCAAAGGTTCTTCGTGCCACGGTGCTCAAATGGATTTTCGGCCGAATCCTGCGGCAGCGAAGAATGGCCAGTGCCCCAACGCTGGATCGATTGAAACCCAAGTCGCCGGATGGTCCGGACGACTCAAAGGTGATCGAGGAATGCATCGCCACCATTCGGCGGGCGAGTGCGTTTGAAGGGTCGATGGAAGAGTACCCGTTTCTGGATGGCCTGACGCCCGAGCAGTGGCGTCAGTTCATGTGGATTCACGCGGCGCATCACCTTGGGTTTCTGGAACCCAAGTGAAGCTTCGTCGATGGCTCAAGTACAACCCAGGGCGTTGCCCTGGGCTGGCATAGGGCTGCCCCGTTGGGGCGAAGTTGAGGAACAAAACCTGCGCAGCCCAAAGCGGTGTCAAAACCAAAGATTTCGCAGCCCAGGCTAACGCTCAAGCGGTTCACATGAAAAATCGAAGACCGACTGGATCAATCGCCCGTTCGCGTCGCTCCGCTAAGAAGCGAGAAGTTGCTTAGCGTTTAGGAGCTTTCCCGCTGACTTGCCAGTTGGGGTGCGGCACGTGAGCTTCGTCCATCAACGTTTCCAATTGCTTGACGATCTCGGGATGGTCGCTCGCCAAATTGGTTGATTCGCCGATGTCCGCTTTCAAATCAAATAGCTGGGTCGGGCCGGTCATCCAGGGTTGGCGAATCGCTTTCCAGTTCCCGCGTCGAACCGCTTGTCGGCCACCCTGTTCGTAGAATTCCCAGTACAGGTACTCGTGTGGTTGTTGGGCTTCCGGTTGGCCAACGATGGTTGGTGCGAAGCTGATGGAATCCGTGTCTTCGGGGAAATCCGTCCCCGCGAGCTCCGCAGTGGTCGCCATCAAGTCACCGAAGTAGCCGACGTGATCGGAGACCGTTCCCGGTGGAGTGGTGCCAGGCCAGCGAACGATCAGCGGGACACGAATGCCGCCTTCGGTCAGGGCTCGCTTCATACCCCGGAGAGGGCCACTTGGACCGAATCGTTTGGGATCGTGGCCGCCTTCATTGTGCGGGCCGTTGTCGCTGGAGAACATGACGACGGTCTGCTCGTCGATTTGCAGTTCTTGGAGCAGATCGAGGA is a genomic window containing:
- a CDS encoding DUF1569 domain-containing protein encodes the protein MSKISKRSLDFQTGDEVIAEINRLQAEGYTQSKNWNLTQICEHLNVIMTGGMEGFGFRLPKVLRATVLKWIFGRILRQRRMASAPTLDRLKPKSPDGPDDSKVIEECIATIRRASAFEGSMEEYPFLDGLTPEQWRQFMWIHAAHHLGFLEPK